TGGTATGCAGTAGTTTCTTTAGTTTAATGCAGagccattttttgtttgtttgtttgccttcaGATACCTATAAGTATTTTCCTTAGTAAATCACTCTagtaggagttttttttttctattatgaaaGACTGCTTTTTCTTACAGCACAGACTTGTTCCCAGGGCAAACGCCTTGCTGTACTCACCCCCCCGGACAATGCCTGATGAACAGCAAATGTTCAGTGAACGCTTGTTAAGCAGGTGAAAATAAATTTGCAATTGCATCATATTACAGATACTTGGCACTGTGCCATTTAAGTGCCCTCACGAAAAGCAAACACCTTCTTACTACTATCATGCGGGTGGAATCAGGGTAATGTCTGCCTCACGGAAACTGTTAACTACTGTATGTATATACTATGATTTATCACTGTATTAGAAGtgctataaaatatttcttttgaatgCGCTCGTGAACATTTTAGCAGAAACTGCTCCCAAAGAACTCCATTACCTTGTGATCTGAgccatttgtttaaaatttcaagATAGTCTGACAGCTTTTGAGAActgaggatttttgtttgttctctttttgagtgctcagggatcattcctgctggtgcttggtgCTTCCTGGGATGGAAACTGGATTAGAAGTAAGCACCtcacccctgtattatttctctggcctgacCCTGAGAATTTTTAACTGTATGAACATACACTTACACTGTATTATAACCACAAAACTTACTAGTACAATTTAATTTTGGAGTCCACTAAAAACactcatttaaaatatgattcGAATACATGCAAAAAGCATTTAATTTCATTCTCAATGTACTGAAACAGGAGATGGAGTAAAGAGTATGTGGAGACCCCATACATGGCATCTATTAGTCAATATGGTGAATGTTAGCATGTTCCTTCCCTTTCCTAGCAGTTTTCCATTTTTAACATAATACTGTGAACAAGTCACATCAATCTGTCCTCACAACAGCAGAAATATAACTGCTAAGCTCAGAGACTTGCCCCAAGTTTGTAAGAAATTTAAACTAGAGCCTTAAGGGACATAAGAATGAGACCAtatggcagggagggcgcttgccttgcacagagccgacccagtttcaaccCCCAGtgacacatatggttccccaggcctatcaggagtgacccctgagcactgcttgtgtagcttaacaacaacaacaacaacaacagaggaACTGGCATTCTGCTTATGTAGACTGGTAGAATTCAGTGTGGGTAGTAGTCAAGATGGGGATTTAGCACCAtcttaaaatttcagaataattCGGAGACATCAACTAATTCCAGTGGCTTCAGATGTTAGGTAAATTAGTGGCCATTAAACTATAGGACCAGaacttaaactttattttctgaacTTACTTGCCAAGCTACTCTATTGTATACTTTGGCTTGTCCAAAGGAAGCACTAATTATGCTCTAGGGAATGGCACATGCACACAGCAGCATCTGCTAAGAACGTTTAACTTCACCAACCAGGTGGGCTAagtgttgctgttattgtttccatctcttaaaagaataaaacttgaAAAGCCTGCACTTAACTCTTGAACAACAGAAGCCTCCCAATCTAGTCTGCATTTCATTATTTggatataaataatagaaaactaaCTATAGTTAATTTTCAGTTCATAGACAAGACAATGGTCTTAGAGTTGTTGTTAAAATCATGTTCTAGCAGGAATAAAAGATCATGTTAAGATTTCAGAGAAAAATTCCTGAATATGAGGGTATGAGGTAAAATATAAATGACTTTTCATACTGTCGCCAAGGTATTCAAATATTAGGATTATGAGAATACAAGTACATAGAGTTTCATGTGAAAGCATATCTTTCTGTTGTGAATGTCTGTTATAATTAAGTTAACCTATACCATCATCTCACGTGGTTAAATAGTCTCATCATAAGAAAAAACACCTGGTAAGAAATAGCCATTTACTAACTCTCAAATACTCAATATAGTATTATTAACTAgatctttcattttatatatcgCAGAGAGGTTGAGTTAAGAAAATGGGGTCCAACCAAAATGGGGTCCATCAAGGTCCAACCACTGAGAAATCCCAGAGAAGTCAGAACCCGGTCTGGGCTGACCTGCTTCCTCAGCAGTGTGTGCCAGAGCGACAGAAGTCGGGAGGACCTGGCTGAACCGTGGTCAGTCACCTGCAGTACTGTTAGAATTGCACACTTCTCTCATGAACTGCTGGATAAATGCTTTTCaaggacacaaacacacacaaacagagaactgttatttgttttgggccatacttggtggtgctggggactacaGGAGGTACCTGGGGGgaccaaactgggttggccactttgcaaggcaagcaccctaccagtcCTGTACTATGTCTGCCGCCTCTCAAAGGTGACTTTGAAAGCTTTTCATTGGTGTGGGGAAGGACTGAACAGTGAATGGCTGTGAGATGGTAAGCTTGGGATTAACGCTGGTGCCTCATTTTATGAAGGTAATTTATGTGCCAACCAGTTGATCCCATGTACACTACAATGCTTAGAACTGAAAAGTTAATGTATAAGGTTGGATTTTTAAAGTCCATGTAACCTTTATAATAACAAAcacaaaatagtttaaatttgCCACAGTCTCAATTGCATCAAGAAACAGTATGACTGTGAACCATCTCTGATAATCTTGCTCAGTAGGTACTAAGGAAAACGGAAGGATATAAAttctgggcaacacccagcaatgctagggggTCAGGAGGTGTCAGAGGTGGAGCTGAGGCTGGCCGtatgcaagccaaacaccttTACCCCTGCAGTATCTCTGGGGTCCCTAGTCTGAaaactgtttcaagttcataatgACAATCATACAACGCTTAGTTCAGCTGATTTCTTTGTCATAGAAAGATACTCTTGAGAAAGGAAACTTCTCACTTCTATTCTAATCCATTTTTCTTGCCCTTCTTCTGACCATGGCCCCTTGGAAGATCTTCAGGCTCCACAAGGCGTCATATGGCCCACGGTTGAGAAATGAGAGTCTGGCCAAACATCACCAACAGTAAATGGCTTATGAACCAATTCTTTTCAGTTAGCACTTTTAAATTCCAATTCTGGATCTTACCTCTAGTTTTTTTGTCCCTGATATCGTACAAGTAAtacaaaaatacaacaaaaaattgGCCATTGAGCTCACCTTTGACAGAAGCAATTTCACGCAGGAAACATGACCTTCATACACGGCAGACAGAAGAGGAGTAATATGATGTTTATCTGGAGCCTGAGGATATATAATACAGAGATTAACCACCTTACCATTTTCCAGTTCTAAAGTTAGTTGGGGAATCCCTGAAACCATTGCTGCCGTTTGCCTTCCTATTGTTTCTACCCTCCTGGATGGCACCTGAGGCCCAAGCTCAGCGCCTTCTCCTTAGGAGTCCAGGAAGTGGAGTGAGCAGGATTTCAACCACAGCGGGCATCTTGCCACGATGCCACTAGTTACTTCTCCCTCGATTCCCCACTATTACAAAAATGCTAGTGGGGTCCAGGAAGAGAAGAGATAGAAGAACACAGTCAACAAGGAAGCAAGATCAATACAACCGTGCCAGGTGAGATGGTGTCACCTGAAATGTCAATGCTTTGTCTCACTCGCTGTCACTATTACACtttcccccaagccctgagatAAGGAAGATACAAAAGGTAAGAGCCTGAATATGGCTGCTTCTCTCTGACCTCTTTCCTACTGACTTTTGTCCATCAGCTCAGACTCAAATGTGACCAGATGACTGCAGGGCCAAGCCATTTGCTACCTACAGAGAGTACTAACTCTCAAGCTGCTTCAGAACCTGAAATTCCAAAGCCAAGAGGAAATAgcctaattttcaatttttaccgTTTGCAAAAGTTCACAACTTTTAAATGTCCCTACTATATATCCCCAAGTAGGGAACATTTGGTGTAATTTCAGATTGCTTTCATTTCAAGTGAGTGTTCCACAAGTAACTATTTTTATAGGAAACAATTACCCGAAACATACAATAGGAATCTTTTTCGAGAACAATGTTTACATACATTAATATCTGCTCCTTTCAGCAGCAGAAATTCCAGGATTTCCAGCTGCCCGCAATCTGCTGCATAATGAAGAGGCTTCCTTCCACCTTCTAGTGTCCGGTTGACGTCTTCTCCCTTTTAAGATAAgtcaaatgaaaataacatttatcTGGGTGCTAAATTACGGAAAGGAAATGAGGCAACTGTAACAATtctatgaaaacaataaaaatttctcGCAAAGTCAAACAAATGGtcaaatatttgaaattctaCACAGTGGGTAACAAACAGTATGACTAATTCAAATCACGAAATTTTAGTCCCATTAAAAACAATACATAATGGTACTAAACATAATGGAATCTATCACTGTGCACTTATTTCTAAGGCACACAATCAGTATGTCAATGTAAGTAAGACTGGTGGGTTCAAAGATTAAGATTTTTTTGCAGATGGTAGGGCACAGAATTTAATTCGCACCACTTCCCTAACAGATGAAGCAGACATCCTTACCACAAGGTAATCATATAATTAGCTATTAAGAATTTGCTCCCTCATTCGACAGCCTGGCAGGCCCCAATGCACAGAGGGAACACTGGGGCGCAGAATCAGACATGGCTCCTGATTGCATGGAGGCTCTTATATATGAAGGAAGCCAATATTAATCACATAACCACATGATTAAACATCATTTTAAGATAAAACagctatgaagaaaaaaaatacaaatacttaGAAGGTGATGGATTGAGGGGGCGAGGCTACAGTATCATTAAAATGAGCTTCTGACGGCCTCAGAGTCCTTTCCATTCACTGAGAATTCACAGTTAACAAATACAACTATTCTCTCAAGGGGTTTGAGTGATAGcgcagaggggagggtgcttctctggcatgtggccaacctgggtttgatcctgggcacacatatggtccccagagtgctgccaggagtgattactgagtgcagaaccaggagtaaacactgtgaattgttgggtatggctccaaaaccaaaacaacacccccccccccaaaaaaaaagaaaacaatgcacCCTGTCCACTGACTGACTATCCTAGGTTTTGGCATTTGACTACATTTTACTCTTTCACCGCAAAATGAAGCCTACTGGTCGTCAGAAACACAACATagattattatgtatatttttacattttaaaagctaTTACAGTCTCGGTAGCACATACCAGGTAAGTATTCACGATATATGTAATATTGTGGGTATGAAATActacttctttctattttttggtgAGTGATTTATGCCTGAGTAGTTTATATAACCAAGTTGAGGAGTTCTGTTTGGGGAGGAAAACAATTATTATAACATTCCAGGGTGAAAGCATGACACTGTAGGGCTGGACGCAGGGCAGGTTTTTCAACTTTTGAAAATTCAATGAGATTGTCATTTGAGTAAGTGCTTAAAAAAAGGCTTCAttctcatctatctatctatctatctatctatctatctatctatctatctatctatcatctacaCACCAATATCGATTTAGTGATAATAGTTGGTATTGTATCAATAATTAGTAGTTAGAATGGTCCTAACCTTAAGTTAGCATGAAAGCATACAAAAAAGAATTGTGGACCTCTGCCCTTAATAACAATTTTTTACCGATTCATTTTAGGAAACATGTACCAACTGCTAAAGACACATACAATACTCACTTGCATAAAAATCAGCATGCTCCATCAGCCCTGCACTACTCAAACTTTTCCACTGAGGTACTGCAAATAGCGAAGAAGTCAAATACATGCTTCCCCGAGTCTCAACAAACTGAACGTTCATATAAATTATGCCCGCATATGCACGTATTATACACACTTATGCACTGTTATTTGTCTTTATAAAAGAACCTACAACCCCAAACCACAGTTGCTGTTCCCTGTCCCTCATTGCCTACAGCTACTTTAGAATCCTGGCCTTATCTACTCAACAGTATAGAGAAAGGTACCTACAGTTCCTTCGACTGTTGAAGGGACTGTTTAAAGAACATACCCAACACTCCAAATTCTAATTTAGTTTTTCATCTCTTTGCTGCCACAGGTATGGTATGGCAATTACTGATTTTTCAGTAACCTTTCCTCTTGTGATGTTCAGATTGGTAGGTAAGTCATGAACAGGCTTTTTATAAGTCTAGAATTTATTCTGCATATATACAATTTTCCAGGAAGAGTCCATGTCACTTTTCATCTGATTCTCAAAGGGGGCCATGACCTCTCACAAAAACCACTTCTACTGCTAACATACCAAGTCGAACCCCTTCCATTAGAAGGGAACCTTATCTTTCACTGCCTACTTACTGACCTGTATTTTTATGGAGAGAAGTAGTATTAAGGAGTGAATGGAATACCAGAAAGAATCTGTTCTCCTTATCTCTGCAACCCATACTGGGGAAGTAGCTGCCTGGCAGACCTTTGTTCCCTTACTGTAAACGAGTGCTGGGCAGACTAACTCTACAGTCTTTGTAGTCTTTGTGCTCTTTCGTTTTACGGGGATACGGGCATCTGGTGCTCCCATCAATCGACAATCCCCTTCCCTCTGGAATCTGTACTTTGGGCTGTGATAACAATTTAAAGAGACTGGAGACAGAGAATGTCTACCatgatacaattttatttttacatacaaGTTGGATAAAaggttgaatataaaataaacaatgtaaaaatcatgtatttcaaactcatgatttcttcttttaaaactattattaGAGAATTTTTACTCATGGGAGTACGTATGGACTTAAAATAGTGAAGGAACTTTCTGCTAGAAAAGACAGCACAATTAGATCCCATTCAGCAGACTGAGCTACTGTACTATTCTCTTGAGATAGAACAAGTGGGTCTGGCTCTCAAACAGCTTGTTGCCTCCTTCAGAAGCAAACCTGCAAATGTCCTTTAGCTGAGTACCAAGACACAATGAAGCCACAATGAATAATTAATACTTAGTTCACtggtaattttcttttattgcaatTTAACTTTTCAGGCACTTGCATCTTGTGTTAATTGATATGTAAAGGCCCCTGGGGTGAGAAATCATATTTAATACTTTATCACAACACCAAACATGATACTTTTAGGCCTCACTAAAATTTTATGATTGCTAATTGATAGCATTATGAAACGCCGAATTAGTACTGCATTCATGAGGTACCTACTGATTTGAAGactatgtgcacatgtgtatgttgGGAAATGTGCCTAGAAAAGGGACTGAATCAAGCTGTATGAAACAGGTCAGCTGGACATACGAAATTCTAACTTGGAAAGTGGCTACCACACAGTGCTGTGACGCTTCACTGAAATACTGTAAGGTACCTGACAGATGTAAGCACTCGATATTAACATCACTACAAGCTTCAAGAATTTTTGGTTCATTTTCAACCCAATTTATCAATCTTTCAGAATCCAACATGTCAGTCAGTGTTCCCGAAGTGTAGCACTGGTCACACCCACACTAATACTTCACCCCCAAATTTCACCTGCTCCTTTCTGCTGAATGTTAATATTCTCATCATGACTCCACGTCATTTTTCACGTAATCCCACTTAGCCTGACCCGTTTCACTGCCACACACGCCCTCCTGCCGGCGAACAGTGTCTCCCCAGTCCGGGAAATCGCTTATTATTTCTGGTGTGGTGGCCCCACTTCCATTCATCTCTTGATcaactgatatttttttttggggggggggggatggtggtGCAGGGTTGGGTCACTCCCGGGCCACTCCAGGCTTACTTCTCACTCCGTGCTAAGGCACCCCTCTGCACAGGGTTCTGGGGACTCATATGcaatgtgggggattgaacctgggttggctgtgttcaaggcaagcctTAAATAGTTAAAATACTTAACTAAAAACCTTATATAATGAGGATAAATGCCATAAGTGAGATGGGGTGAGCACTGAgccatccccagctgtgctcacggctgactcctggctgggcctgggaggCCGTGTAGGGTGCTGAGTACCGAACTCagctgggctgcatgcaaggcaagtgccctaccagctgtacttctcgccagccccaatttttaaaaaataagaataatttttaaaaggttaaagAGACACTTTATTTTTTGTATCTTTTGAAGTTTTAGTAAACAGCAGAACTCTAAAGCTAGATTCTTAGATATACAGAATCCATATTCaatcttttaatagaaaatttggcCATACACAGGTAATGCAGTTaagcaaaacattttaaacagCCTTTTAAAGTTAGTTATGAATATTCTTTCACACAACACTAAAAATTCAACTATTTCAAATtattcaccatgtggaatgtgAAACTATATCAAAGAACTTCACATTGTTACTCTAGACCCATCATTCTACCTACACTCTGAATTTTTTATGCATGCATGACTTTATAATGTCATGTACCagtcatttagaaaatatttgcttactGAGTTACACAGGTCTTCCAAATATTCACAAATACAATATGAAAACAattacttttagttttatttccaaCCTCTGAACAAAAATCTTTAATTCAAGACCATGAGTCCAGATATAAATAAGTGTTCccaaatttgaattttatcttaAAAGTCAAATCTTACCATTGGCAATAAAAGCTGTTATTTTCCTAGAAATGACAGATCTactcaattatttttaagaaaatgactGTCAAATATCCAAgtttgaaaagcaaaatttataatGTCAGTTTTCCCAATAAAAATggcattccatttttaaaaaggcagcTAGGCAATCTTGTAACTCCGGGAACTGAAGTGGCACTTTATGAACACTTCCCATTTTAATGAAAGTGTTTAGTGCTTCACGAAGAGCACTGCACATaagagcaggtgtgtgtgtgtgtgtgtgtgtgtgtgtgtgtgtgagatgtcaAGCTCCCAATGACCATCAGTTTTATAGTTTGCTCCTCTGGTTGTGGTTCACAACAGCAGTTCTACTCTCCTTTGCTTTTACAACATCAGTAAACATGTCTTCACAGTGAAGGGAGTTAATGAAGTCAGTATATTGTGAAAATCATTTCCATCCTGTGAACCTTCTGAAAAGGCCTCAGGGATCTATAGCACTTTGCCAAGTGTTGTTCTAGCAAACAGAAGAACTGAAAATTGTAAGCATGTGGAACTGAGGCACAGGATAATCAAAAGTGATCcttaagaaaatacaaacaagtGGTAGATGCTAAAAATTAGTCTTCAGAGAGAAACTGAATGTTGTACctgggaatttaaaaataaatatttcctccATGAAGCACTATGGAGAAACacattaaatgaaaacaaaagtattttttcctccccaaatgCTTATCACGTGCCAGTAATACTAGTCCAGTTTAAGGAAACGGAGGCACAGAGAAAGGAACTCACCCACGTTCTAAATTTTGCtcatttggttgtttttttttttggggggggggtaggtgagggcacacccagggtgctcagggcactgctgGCTGGCCCGGGATGGTCTGTGTCGGTgcggatggaacctgagtcagtcaagtgcaaggcgagcaccttacccaaGTGCTATCTCCCCGCTCTTCTGCACAGCACACAGGATAGAAAGACCATTTTATTTACTGAGTAAATAAAGCAAGCAGGATTAATTCTGTTTACTTCAAAACATGTTTACGTCCATATATAGTTCATGAAGTTTCGAGAATATATGTACAACAATTTTATTTGTAGTTATCTTTAGAGAACAGAATAAGgataatctcattttattttatttttatgtaggaTGAATTTCAATATTCTATTTGTGAACTTAAGTAAAGCAACAAAAGATATTTTTGCttcaaaaaaactataaaatcaaaTGCAACAAAATTTAGACTCTAATACCTTTTTCTGATGAAATTTACATTCTAGTAGGTCTAAAAATACCTTATAATACCTTTCTAGTCATGTAACGAGTCAAGAAAATAAATTCCCACAGCTGAGAAAAAGTAAATTCGAAGTCTAAAATGCCAAAAATTTAAATTGATCAGCTATGGGAATAGATTCAACTGTCAAACTTGAAAACAGTGAAGctcagattttctttaaaaacaaaaattcaactaGAGACTGCTACTGAGACACTGAAAACAAAGTGATGTGAGAAAATGTGAAACATAAAGGAATggacaaaatataaagaaatactaactcagagcaaaaaataaatgggaaaaggattttcattttacatttaagAAATGTCCAAGATACAGACGGAGCCTcaggagagagtgcagcaggccaCGGCGAGGGCACTGCAGGGTCTCTCGGGCAATAAAGGGTACAAGCAAGTTATGAATCTTTGTCTGAAGAAGAGCAAGAAACGAATGACAAAAATAGCACCGCAGTGATCGATCATCATAATCATCCAAGTCTCTGGCAGGTAAGCACATAGCAgacattattaataattaatgagACTGAATTAGTATGTACCGAACTTGGGACTCTGTAAATTACATCTTCTACTTCTGAATCTCAACGAAACTTGGTTATAGTATAACCTCAGCACACTCAGAAGTTGAAAACCCTATAGAACCCTTTCTCTAAATGCCAcgcaaaagcaaaaccaaaactttaGCACCATtataaacagaacagaaaaataaaggaacacCAAAAATAACACAGCACACAGCCACCCAATATTAAGTAGCCTAAAGTACTGAAGCAAACAGGAACTTGATATTAGAATTAGACTATTCGGAAAAGAAAGCTTTAATGGTCAATTATTATATTCAATGTAATAGCAAAGCTATGCATAGATCTAAAATCGACTGAAACACCAACTGAGCTTTTATGAGAGACGGATAATTGATGCTAATTACGAGACCTTAAGTTAGCCACAGTTCTTTTGTTTCACATTAGACTTTACAAACATTTATAATcttgaagcaaaaataaatttgttgtgtTGTTTTCGAACTAGgctgtctcagggcttactcctgactctgctcgggGATCCACTCCGGGAGGGCGGGGGGTCACCAGTGGACTGAACCTGCTGCAgtactgctctggcccccgaGTGAGACATTTTTAAAGCATACTGATTCtgactggactggagccatagctcagcgggtagggtatttgccttgcactcaactgaccgggttggagagcccggcaagctatcgcctgcagggcagagcctggcaagctccccgtggcatatttgatatgccaaaacacatatgggagtgactcctgagcagaggaAGGCTGGGTGAGTGAGGCccaacactccccccacccccaaatcaatttgaaaagaattaaaaaattataactcCGTGATTTAACAAATTGTTCACAATGCAATGTTTTGGGTATTagatgtcccaacaccaatccccccaccaatgtccctcgtgtcccacccaccacccctgcctgcctccctgcaGGCACAATCAAACTTACTTCAGACTGCCTGatcacaacacaaaggcaaatggagtTACGAAATCTTGCATCGGTAAGACCAATTTGTGATAACTGTTCCATTTCCCAATGATGTCACTCAAGTCACAGGTCTACTGTGCTCATGGTTAATgccagctgagccttctgtgtagCTGTTTAGGCTCAGCGAGTTTAGCGGTCTATACAACCTTCCAATCGTGTTTGCTTCGATCCTACGAGGCTGAGAGCACTGTGAAAATTTGAGGTATGTGGCTGCGTGGTCCACGAGCTATAAATCTGGGACAATTTGGTGGCTTCTCAGTTTGACGAGGCTGAGCTGTGGAGCTGGACCGTCAGGTGGTAAAGGGAACCCGCCCACCCCCATTtccagaaggccccagagttcttcCCGGGTAGACCAATCAATTTCGTTAACAACGGAGAAAGCAGCAAAGGAGAACAAATTTCGTTCTGACTGAATGCAATCACTACTTTTAAGTATAGCTTCCGGAAGCTCAAGACACAGGGCAACAGCTTAGACACAGTAACGAAGGAAACTGACTGCAGGGCCTGCgtcacagtacagcaggcagggtgcttgcctttgcagATCCGGGCTTAATCTCCAGCAACccttatggctccctgagccccactaggggTGATCCGTGACTGCAGGGCCAGGAAAAAGCCCAGCTCTGATTACTGgtaggtatgccccccccccccgtaccccccaaaaaaacaaaaccaacaacaacaaaaaaacgaCTTCAGGGGTTTGTATTATGTCTCTAAACAAAGTCAAACACAGAAGTCAGAGCAAACTGAACTAATAGTTCGCGTGGTATTTCTTTTCTGCATCTCACTTCCTTTCACTCAGTTTGCCCAGTTCTTTTCAACCTTTGCCTTCCTCGATTTATTAAATGAAGACTTATGGTACCATATGATATATGGTAATAGTTTCAGATTTTTGTGTTCTTAGTGGTATAATTCTTTTTCCACGCATCTCAGTGTGTAATTTAGTGGTATTCACTATATCCAGTACTTTActccttcaaattttattttattaaaacaccatgagttacaaagttattcacagttgaagTTTTGGCATAAGATGTTCCATCACtgacccctccaccagtgtcaatctctctcctccagcccccccacctggCCCTACGTGATACCACCTATATGCTGTCtaagagtaactggatgaggaaaacAATGGTCTAAAGGGGGATACCTAAACCATCCTTGGCCCAGAGTATAGGAAAGTGAAGGAAAGAAGcaagagtgaagg
The nucleotide sequence above comes from Sorex araneus isolate mSorAra2 chromosome 1, mSorAra2.pri, whole genome shotgun sequence. Encoded proteins:
- the MTPN gene encoding myotrophin, with protein sequence MCDKEFMWALKNGDLDEVKDYVAKGEDVNRTLEGGRKPLHYAADCGQLEILEFLLLKGADINAPDKHHITPLLSAVYEGHVSCVKLLLSKGADKTVKGPDGLTAFEATDNQAIKALLQ